The following coding sequences are from one Methanofastidiosum sp. window:
- the mtnA gene encoding S-methyl-5-thioribose-1-phosphate isomerase, whose translation MKTIFFEDNKVKYIDQTLLPGDYKIVSCTDVKKLEVAIKTLAIRGAPAIGVAGAYGIVLAALSYKGNNKDEFFKVIIEGEKIKNARPTAVNLMWAVERMMGHFEAIKNKSIEEIKNELILEAEQIRKEDAEINRKMGQYGHPLISTGDGVLTHCNAGALATSEYGTALGVIRAAVEAGKKIRVYSDETRPLLQGARLTTWELKEDGIPVTLICDNMAGISMRRGLIQKVIVGADRIAMNGDTANKIGTYQVAVLAKENNIPFYVAAPISTFDPKAKTGEDIPIEERSKDEVTHIGGKRIATEGIDVFNPAFDVTPAKYISGIITERGVLKPPYEKSIKKLFD comes from the coding sequence ATAAAAACTATCTTTTTTGAGGATAACAAGGTCAAATATATCGACCAGACGCTCTTGCCAGGCGATTATAAAATAGTCTCATGCACCGATGTCAAAAAATTGGAAGTTGCCATTAAGACTCTAGCTATTAGAGGAGCACCTGCCATCGGTGTTGCCGGGGCATATGGCATCGTTCTAGCTGCATTAAGCTATAAAGGAAATAATAAAGATGAATTCTTCAAAGTAATTATTGAAGGCGAGAAGATAAAAAATGCTAGGCCCACCGCAGTAAACCTCATGTGGGCAGTAGAGCGCATGATGGGGCATTTTGAAGCCATCAAAAATAAATCCATCGAAGAAATCAAAAATGAGCTTATTTTAGAGGCTGAACAGATAAGGAAGGAAGATGCGGAAATTAATAGGAAAATGGGGCAATACGGGCACCCCCTTATTTCCACTGGAGACGGAGTCCTAACACATTGTAACGCCGGGGCACTTGCAACTTCCGAATACGGCACAGCACTCGGGGTGATTAGAGCTGCAGTTGAAGCAGGTAAGAAGATTAGGGTCTACTCTGATGAGACAAGACCTCTTTTGCAGGGTGCAAGACTCACAACGTGGGAGTTAAAGGAAGACGGGATCCCCGTGACTTTGATATGCGATAACATGGCAGGTATCTCTATGAGGAGAGGATTGATTCAGAAGGTAATAGTTGGGGCAGATAGGATTGCAATGAACGGGGACACAGCAAATAAGATTGGGACTTACCAGGTAGCGGTATTGGCCAAAGAAAATAACATACCTTTCTATGTAGCAGCACCCATATCAACTTTTGACCCAAAGGCAAAAACGGGCGAGGATATACCTATTGAGGAAAGGAGCAAGGATGAGGTGACCCATATAGGCGGCAAGAGGATTGCAACTGAAGGCATAGACGTTTTCAATCCTGCTTTTGATGTGACACCTGCAAAATATATCTCAGGGATAATCACTGAAAGAGGCGTATTAAAGCCCCCCTATGAGAAGAGCATTAAGAAGTTATTTGATTAA